A region from the Cystobacter ferrugineus genome encodes:
- a CDS encoding RCC1 repeat-containing protein produces the protein MRASSLGEARAPARIATGGSHSLSVHQDGTVWAVGGNSVGQLGDGTTSLRRVPVRVLGLSGVVTVAAGGGHSLAVSADGTVWAWGNNSSGQLGDGSFDNRAEPVRVRGLSGVVAVAAGGYHSLAVSADGTVWAWGNNSSGQLGDGSFDNRAEPVRVRGSSGVVAVAAGGAHSLAVRSDGILWAWGDNLYGQLGNKGEFNSSEPVQVLRVTGGVSVSAGANHSLAVSADGTVWAWGDNSYGQLGIARTTPLLSIPGRVPEVRGSVAMAAGDNHSLAVSADGTVWAWGSNGHGQLGNGFMVDNSEPGRVPGLEGVGAVAAGSSHSLAVRDDGTVWAWGSNVEGQRGDGTTGQLSAPTRVPGVSGVVGVAANVFHSLAVSADGSAWAWGHNSHGELGDGSTRNSLAPVRVGGLKEVVAVAAGSSHSLALLAEGTVLAWGDNTFGQLGDGTRASHSVPAQVRGLRGVVAVAAGSSHSLALLADGTVWTWGYNLNGQLGDGTTTYRYEPVAVKGLQGVVAVAAGGNHSLAVRSDGTAWAWGENVKGQLGDGTLTSRPAPVEVKAAGKAVAAALGLSLAVGSDGFPWAWGNNSSGQLGDGSTISRPVPMRVQGTGEVVAVAAGNGHSLALSPEGGVWAWGQNTRGQLGEGTLDRRLAPTRVQGLSGVVAVAAGGAFSLAVRDDGSVWSWGDNAFGQLGNAPPVYATFVVRSLLE, from the coding sequence ATGCGCGCCTCTTCACTGGGGGAGGCGCGGGCGCCGGCCCGTATCGCGACGGGAGGTTCTCATTCCCTGTCCGTGCACCAGGATGGCACGGTCTGGGCCGTGGGCGGCAACTCCGTCGGCCAGTTGGGAGATGGGACCACGAGCCTTCGCCGGGTACCGGTGCGGGTGCTGGGCTTGAGCGGGGTGGTGACCGTGGCCGCCGGTGGGGGCCACTCGCTGGCGGTGAGCGCCGACGGCACCGTGTGGGCCTGGGGCAACAATTCCTCCGGCCAGTTGGGGGACGGGTCCTTCGACAACCGCGCCGAGCCGGTGCGAGTGCGGGGCTTGAGTGGGGTGGTGGCCGTGGCGGCGGGCGGGTATCACTCGCTGGCGGTGAGCGCCGACGGCACCGTGTGGGCCTGGGGCAACAATTCCTCCGGCCAGTTGGGGGACGGGTCCTTCGACAACCGCGCCGAGCCGGTGCGGGTGCGGGGCTCGAGCGGGGTGGTGGCCGTGGCGGCGGGCGGGGCTCACTCGCTGGCGGTACGCTCCGACGGCATCCTGTGGGCCTGGGGTGACAACCTCTATGGCCAGCTGGGCAACAAGGGCGAGTTCAACTCTTCCGAGCCGGTGCAGGTGCTACGGGTGACCGGAGGGGTGAGCGTGTCCGCTGGCGCCAACCACTCGCTGGCGGTGAGCGCCGATGGCACCGTGTGGGCCTGGGGGGACAACAGCTATGGCCAGCTGGGCATTGCCAGAACCACACCGTTGCTGTCGATTCCAGGGCGGGTCCCGGAAGTGCGCGGGAGCGTGGCCATGGCCGCTGGCGACAACCACTCGCTGGCGGTGAGCGCCGACGGCACCGTGTGGGCCTGGGGCTCCAACGGCCATGGCCAGCTCGGCAATGGCTTCATGGTCGACAACTCCGAGCCGGGGCGGGTGCCAGGGCTGGAAGGTGTGGGGGCGGTGGCCGCGGGCAGCAGTCACTCGCTGGCGGTGCGCGACGACGGCACCGTGTGGGCCTGGGGCTCCAACGTGGAGGGCCAGCGGGGGGATGGGACCACGGGCCAGCTCTCCGCGCCGACGCGGGTGCCTGGGGTGAGCGGAGTGGTGGGGGTGGCCGCGAACGTCTTCCACTCGCTGGCGGTGAGCGCCGATGGCTCCGCGTGGGCCTGGGGCCACAACAGCCATGGCGAACTGGGGGATGGCTCCACGCGCAACAGCCTGGCTCCCGTGCGGGTGGGGGGGCTGAAAGAGGTGGTGGCCGTGGCCGCGGGCAGCAGTCACTCGCTGGCGCTGCTCGCCGAGGGCACCGTGTTGGCCTGGGGGGACAACACCTTTGGCCAGCTCGGGGATGGCACCCGGGCCAGCCACTCCGTGCCCGCACAGGTGCGAGGGCTGCGAGGGGTGGTGGCCGTGGCCGCGGGCAGCAGTCACTCGCTGGCGCTGCTCGCCGATGGCACCGTGTGGACCTGGGGTTACAACCTGAACGGCCAGTTGGGCGATGGCACCACCACCTACCGCTACGAGCCGGTGGCGGTGAAGGGGCTGCAAGGGGTGGTGGCCGTGGCCGCGGGCGGCAACCACTCGTTGGCGGTGCGCTCCGACGGCACCGCCTGGGCCTGGGGGGAGAACGTCAAGGGCCAGCTCGGGGATGGCACCCTGACCAGTCGCCCGGCGCCCGTGGAAGTGAAGGCCGCGGGCAAGGCCGTGGCGGCGGCCCTTGGCCTCTCGCTGGCGGTGGGCTCCGACGGCTTCCCGTGGGCCTGGGGCAACAACTCCTCCGGACAGCTGGGGGATGGTTCCACGATCTCTCGCCCGGTGCCGATGCGGGTGCAGGGGACGGGCGAGGTGGTGGCCGTGGCCGCGGGCAATGGCCACTCGCTGGCGCTGAGCCCCGAGGGGGGCGTGTGGGCCTGGGGCCAGAACACCCGGGGGCAGTTGGGCGAGGGCACCCTGGACAGACGCCTCGCGCCCACGCGGGTGCAGGGCTTGAGCGGGGTGGTGGCCGTGGCCGCGGGCGGTGCCTTCTCGCTGGCGGTGCGCGACGATGGCTCCGTGTGGTCCTGGGGCGACAACGCCTTCGGCCAGCTCGGCAATGCACCGCCCGTGTATGCGACCTTCGTCGTTCGCTCCCTGCTGGAGTGA
- a CDS encoding malonic semialdehyde reductase, with protein sequence MTKTIAKESIQQLFTEARTHHFWQNKPISEQTLRELYELMKWGPTSVNSAPARIVFVRSESEKARLYPALMGSNIEQVKSAPVTAIIAYNEKFYEDLPRLFPSYDARPFFTNDPKFSYDTAFRNSSLQGAYLIFAARALGLGVCPMSGFDNAEVDRVFFSGTALKSNFICTLGYGDSSKLYPRGPRLAFEEVCTIV encoded by the coding sequence ATGACCAAGACCATTGCGAAGGAATCCATCCAGCAACTCTTTACCGAAGCCCGCACCCACCATTTCTGGCAGAACAAGCCCATCTCGGAGCAGACCCTGCGGGAGCTCTACGAGCTGATGAAATGGGGACCCACGTCGGTGAACTCCGCGCCAGCGAGGATCGTGTTCGTGCGGAGTGAGTCGGAGAAGGCCAGACTCTATCCCGCCTTGATGGGGTCCAACATCGAGCAGGTGAAATCGGCCCCCGTGACGGCAATCATCGCCTACAATGAGAAGTTCTACGAAGATCTGCCCCGGCTCTTTCCGAGCTATGATGCGAGGCCTTTCTTCACCAATGATCCCAAGTTCAGCTACGACACCGCCTTCCGCAACAGCTCCCTCCAGGGCGCCTACTTGATTTTCGCGGCCCGCGCGCTGGGCTTGGGCGTCTGCCCCATGTCAGGCTTCGACAATGCGGAAGTGGACAGGGTCTTCTTCTCGGGCACGGCCCTCAAATCGAACTTCATCTGCACGCTCGGGTACGGTGACAGTTCGAAGCTCTACCCGCGGGGACCGCGCCTGGCTTTCGAGGAAGTGTGCACGATTGTTTGA
- a CDS encoding LysR family transcriptional regulator gives MNPDLNAALIFVNVVRAGSFSKAARSLGLSVSTVSDRVVGLERTLGVSLLTRTTRKLKLTDEGAAFFKESEVAIQTLVGAFEGATATRRQPTGTLRISAPADFPCSEVSAAVSEFRNKYPQVKVETHISNRYVDLITEGFDIAIRGGHLEDSSLRSKRLGVGSSVVVASSRYLQGASAIQHPRDLVAHPCIGFVLKEGNKGDMPWHLRSAGGEAVRLRPDFVVSSTSFSWILSLVRLGAGLALVPQPLLKEDFTRKRLVRVLPDWATEDAPVHLVYPPQRFSSPKVREMIPILERHLRGLFA, from the coding sequence ATGAATCCGGATTTGAATGCAGCGCTGATCTTCGTGAACGTGGTGAGGGCGGGAAGCTTCAGCAAGGCCGCTCGGAGCCTCGGTCTCTCCGTCTCCACCGTGAGTGACCGGGTGGTTGGCCTGGAAAGGACCCTGGGGGTGAGTCTCCTGACCCGGACCACCCGGAAGTTGAAACTGACGGACGAGGGCGCCGCCTTCTTCAAGGAATCCGAAGTCGCGATCCAGACCCTGGTGGGTGCCTTCGAGGGAGCCACGGCGACCCGGCGGCAGCCCACCGGTACCTTGAGGATCAGCGCGCCCGCGGATTTTCCGTGCTCGGAGGTCTCCGCCGCCGTGAGCGAGTTTCGGAACAAGTATCCTCAGGTCAAGGTGGAGACCCATATAAGCAATCGCTACGTGGACCTCATCACCGAGGGATTCGATATCGCCATCCGGGGAGGGCACCTGGAAGATTCCAGCCTGCGCTCCAAGCGCCTCGGGGTGGGAAGCTCGGTCGTGGTGGCGAGCTCCCGCTATCTCCAGGGCGCCTCGGCCATTCAGCACCCGCGAGACCTCGTGGCGCATCCGTGCATCGGCTTCGTGCTCAAGGAGGGCAACAAGGGCGACATGCCGTGGCACCTTCGCTCGGCGGGCGGAGAGGCCGTCCGGCTGAGGCCGGATTTCGTGGTCTCGTCCACGTCCTTCTCCTGGATCCTGAGCCTCGTGAGGCTCGGGGCGGGGTTGGCCTTGGTGCCCCAACCCCTGCTCAAGGAAGACTTCACCAGGAAGCGGCTCGTCCGGGTACTTCCGGATTGGGCCACGGAGGATGCGCCGGTGCACCTTGTCTATCCTCCTCAGCGCTTTTCTTCGCCCAAGGTGAGGGAAATGATTCCCATCCTGGAGAGGCACCTGCGTGGGCTGTTTGCGTAG